TAGCCGGGAATAATTTTGTGCTCACATCATGAAATTATCCGTTTAAGTCTTTCCGTTTACTGTGAGCGACATTTTTACTTTTTGCAGGCAAATCATAATTGACAATTTTAAACTACGTTAACTTCCTTGTCTGATACATCTTTTCTAAATCTTCTATACCATCCAGTCCACATTAAAATTATTAGAATCCAAAACAATGCTCAGGGATAAGAATCCGCAAAAGCACAAGTGATAGGTGGTGGGACAAGATCGAATGCTTCAGCGGACGTAGCAATTGTGATCCTGCGCTGCTCGCCCGTAAGGGCTGATTTCCTTTACTTGGAAAGACGAGATGATTTTAATTCCTCAGTCCCGCCACCAATGACATATAATCGGCACCTACTCCCAGACTTTCGACAACAGCTGGAACCACCACCGGGTTCGTCGGCCACCATCACGGCATCCGTTTTAAATTCAGCATCATAGATCATAAGTCCTGCAAATATTGATCATCCACTCCTCCTGGTTGATTGTCAGGATAGAGACTTAACTCCGACTTCTCAAGTCTGGCCCTTGGAGCAGGACCCTCCTCCTTCCTTCCCGGCCTTCAATCACTCCACAATTGCATCCGCAACAAATCGTGATCTGCGCATGCAAAGCTCCCTGGGCGTTTTCCTAAAACCAAATTCACAAGCCTCGTTTTTCCACTTGCTCATCAAGGAGAGTTTTGCTAGCAACGTTTGCACGTTAGCGCTAATGAAATAACATTCAAAAGGAAGGAACTAAAAATATGCAGGAAAATAAGTGGGTAATAGCGATAAACGAATTCTTGCACGTTGGCCTGGCCCTGGTAGCCATCATAGCGATCGTGTCCATCATCACAGGAATCATCCGGGAATATATCCCGCAGGAGAAGTTGCAAAAAAAGCTGTCCAAGCATGAAAAATGCGGTCCGATAATAGGAGCCCTTTTGGGCATACTGACCCCCTTTTGCAGCGCATCAATGGTGCCCGTTGTTATGGGCATGGTCGAAGTGGGTGCATCCATGGGGACAATCTTTGGATTTCTGATCTCCGCACCACTATGTAACTTTGCTGTTGTCGGGTTGATTCTCGCCACCTTTGGCGTAAAAGTGGCCACAATCTATCTCATACTAACCCTGGGAGGGGCCATTCTTGCTGGATACATCATCAGAATCACGCCTTTAAAACATGAAATTCGTCGCAATATCACCAACAAGACGACTTGTTGTAGTGCGAACATGAATACATGTTCCAACACGTCCATACAGCCATTATCATCATGTTCTTGTGGTCAACCACAAAAAACATGCGCAACCCATTATAGTCGCGTTGTTGCTGCCATGCCTTTTGCGTGGACACTCTTTAAACGTATTATTCCTTATATACTGATTGGTGCAGTCATAAGCGCTTTGTCGGCTGCCTTCCTGCCTGCGGATGTGGTTGAAAGGTACGTTGGCAATGATAGCTGGTATGCCATTCCGGTAGCTGCGACCATTGGAGTTCCGCTCTATCTGAGAATAGAAATGGCGATTCCCCTTCTGCAGGTTTTGATTGCAAAAGGGATGAGCATGGGGGCAGCGATGTCACTACTCATAGGCGGAACTGGTGCAAGCCTGCCGGAAATCGCGATTATTTCATCGGTACTCAAACCCAAGGCGGTTATCGCTTTTGTTTGTACCGTTATCCTGATCGCCATGGCTGGGGGATGGTTTTTTATCACCGTAAGTTAACCCCTACGCAGCGTACCCCAATAGCAGAAAATCTTTCCTGAGCGTCTGTTATTGGGGTACGCCCCAGTTTCATGAAAATAACTTTCTGATTTTTTTGAATTTATATATCATGCTGCTGGAAACATAGACAACAAAAAGCCGCATGACACATATGCAACACCATCAAGAATATATGATTATTACAGTTAAAAATATATTCAAAAACATACCGTATACTTTTAGATTGAACACATTATGATGCATGCGCTTTTGAATACATAAAATATGGCAATCACATTGCGCTATACAATATAAAATTGTCATAAAATGCTCATTTACAAACAAAAAAGACAAAACCAATGAAACTTGATTTTTTACGAAGTATTAAATATTTGTGCCCGTACACTCATATCTGGCGAGCTGTGCGCTGTATGTTCGCTGAAAAGAAAATACCAGCAACAGCCAGACAGGGTGCTCTCATTGCGTTGCTGGGGTTGTCCTGCCCTCTGTTCTGGATTGCCTATTTTTCTGGTGCCAGCAGGGAGGAGTTGGTCTTTCATGGATTGCATTCTGCGATGGTTTTCGTTGTAGGCATTATTTTATTCCTGATCGGAATCATGAAAGACATCAAACGCAAAAACCAGAATAGAAATGAGTGAACACACAAGTCATCAAATCGAACTATTGTTCGTTCGTTTTGATTGATTCGCACAAACAGGATCTTATATTTTTATATATCGATCTATCCCTACCTTTTATAGTTGGTCAAACAATACATATTGGAGCATAAAAAAATGTTATCAGACAACAACTTTTATGTGCGGGCATTAAAAGCATTATCAGAACCAAACAGATTACGTCTATTCTGGCTTCTTGTTCAGATAGACGAACGCATCTGCGTAGCCGAAGCCATAGATGTACTTGGTGATTCATACTATAATGTTTCACGAAACTTAAAGACATTATTAATGGCGGATCTTGTTTTTGCAGAAAAGGAAGGAAAATGGGTTTTTTACACCCTCAAGAAAGGAAATCATCCGTTCAGAATCAACATATTAAATGCAGTACGAAGTATTCCCGAAGAAGAATTCATGGATGAAATCAAAAAATGCAAATTGCGTCTTACCTTGCGCCAGAATGGCAGGTGCGTCATAGGGCCAGGCAGCAAGGAATGGGAAGAACTGAGCTCCTGCGGAGTATAGCCTGCCGGGATAGACGAATTACCCTCCACCACCGCCCTTTTTTCCTCACCCCCCTCTTTTGACACCAAAAACCGTGGTTCCGGATAACACCCCTGGTACCGCAGGCGCTCATTGCCCAAAAATCTGTCTTATTGCTTCCACAACACACGCCCATCTGACCGTGCAAACAGGCCCAGCCCCAAGGTTCCGGCTTGAAAA
The window above is part of the Desulfoplanes formicivorans genome. Proteins encoded here:
- a CDS encoding permease, which gives rise to MQENKWVIAINEFLHVGLALVAIIAIVSIITGIIREYIPQEKLQKKLSKHEKCGPIIGALLGILTPFCSASMVPVVMGMVEVGASMGTIFGFLISAPLCNFAVVGLILATFGVKVATIYLILTLGGAILAGYIIRITPLKHEIRRNITNKTTCCSANMNTCSNTSIQPLSSCSCGQPQKTCATHYSRVVAAMPFAWTLFKRIIPYILIGAVISALSAAFLPADVVERYVGNDSWYAIPVAATIGVPLYLRIEMAIPLLQVLIAKGMSMGAAMSLLIGGTGASLPEIAIISSVLKPKAVIAFVCTVILIAMAGGWFFITVS
- a CDS encoding ArsR/SmtB family transcription factor, translated to MLSDNNFYVRALKALSEPNRLRLFWLLVQIDERICVAEAIDVLGDSYYNVSRNLKTLLMADLVFAEKEGKWVFYTLKKGNHPFRINILNAVRSIPEEEFMDEIKKCKLRLTLRQNGRCVIGPGSKEWEELSSCGV